From Candoia aspera isolate rCanAsp1 chromosome 4, rCanAsp1.hap2, whole genome shotgun sequence, a single genomic window includes:
- the CEP72 gene encoding centrosomal protein of 72 kDa, translating into MLLTEEDVRERVSLRRQNLADVRSLSLPGTYEKITHLGNSLKKFVCLKSLDLSRNSLTTLEGLQHLTYLEKLNLYFNHISFLSEVLRLHSLTALQDVDLRLNPVVKNESDYRLFVVHMLPNLRRLDDCPVRESERKASLLHFTSDHAYKFKKSSILEKGIEPGRYKKK; encoded by the exons ATGTTGCTGACTGAGGAAGATGTTCGAGAGAGAGTCAGCCTGAGGCGCCAAAATCTCG CTGATGTCCGATCATTGTCTCTTCCTGGAACTTATGAAAAGATCACTCATTTAGGAAACTCCCTGAAAAAATTTGTTTGTCTGAAGTCTCTTGACCTCTCACGCAATTCACTGACTACACTGGAG GGCCTGCAACACCTCACATACTTAGAAAAGCTCAATCTCTACTTCAATCATATCTCCTTCTTATCAGAAGTATTACGGCTCCACAGTTTAACTGCGCTCCAAGATGTGGATCTCCGACTGAATCCTGTTGTTAAAAATGAATCAGATTATCGCCTTTTTGTTGTACATATGCTTCCTAATCTCAGACGGTTAG atgatTGCCCTGTGAGAGAAAGTGAGCGAAAAGCATCTCTTTTGCATTTTACCTCAGATCACGCTTATAAATTCAAAAAATCTTCAATTTTAGAAAAAGGAATTGAACCTGGCAGGTACAAAAAAAAGTAA